The Larus michahellis chromosome 2, bLarMic1.1, whole genome shotgun sequence genome window below encodes:
- the ARC gene encoding activity-regulated cytoskeleton-associated protein, with protein sequence MQLDNVTNAGIHSFQGHRGVANKPNVILQIGKCRAEMLEHVRRTHRHLLSEVSKQVERELKGLQKSVGKLENNLEDHVPTDNQRWKKSIKACLARCQETIAHLERWVKREMNVWKEVFFRLEKWADRLESMGGKYCPGDHGKQTVSVGVGGPEIRPSEGEIYDYALDMSQMYALTPPPGEVPSIPQAHDSYQWISVSEDAPASPVETQVFEDPREFLSHLEEYLKQVGGTEEYWLSQIQNHMNGPAKKWWEYKQDSVKNWVEFKKEFLQYSEGTLTRDAIKRELDLPQKEGEPLDQFLWRKRDLYQTLYVDADEEEIIQYVVGTLQPKLKRFLSYPLPKTLEQLIQRGKEVQGNMDHSEEPSPQRTPEVQSGDSVETVPPSTTASPVPSNGTQPEQPPSPPATVI encoded by the coding sequence ATGCAGCTGGATAATGTCACCAATGCAGGCATCCACTCCTTCCAGGGGCACCGTGGAGTTGCCAATAAGCCCAATGTGATCTTGCAGATAGGGAAATGCAGGGCAGAAATGTTGGAGCATGTCAGGAGGACCCACCGGCACCTCCTGTCTGAGGTCTCCAAGCAGGTGGAGCGCGAACTGAAAGGCTTGCAGAAATCAGTGGGGAAGTTAGAGAATAACTTAGAGGACCATGTCCCAACTGATAACCAAAGATGGAAGAAGTCCATCAAGGCCTGCCTGGCCAGGTGCCAGGAAACCATTGCCCATTTGGAGAGGTGGGTCAAGAGAGAGATGAATGTTTGGAAGGAAGTTTTTTTCCGACTGGAGAAGTGGGCGGACCGTCTGGAGTCCATGGGAGGCAAATATTGCCCTGGGGACCATGGCAAACAGACTGTGTCCGTTGGGGTGGGAGGTCCGGAGATAAGGCCCAGTGAGGGTGAGATTTATGACTATGCCCTTGATATGAGCCAAATGTATGCACTGACCCCTCCTCCTGGGGAGgtgcccagcatcccccaggcCCATGATTCCTACCAGTGGATCTCTGTTTCAGAGGATGCTCCAGCCTCTCCGGTGGAGACTCAGGTCTTTGAGGATCCCCGGGAGTTCTTGAGCCACTTGGAAGAATACTTAAAGCAGGTGGGTGGAACAGAGGAGTACTGGCTGTCTCAAATCCAAAACCACATGAACGGGCCAGCTAAAAAGTGGTGGGAGTACAAGCAGGACTCTGTCAAGAACTGGGTCGAGTTCAAGAAGGAGTTCCTTCAGTATAGCGAGGGGACTCTGACTAGGGATGCTATCAAAAGGGAGCTGGATTTGCCTCAGAAAGAGGGAGAGCCCCTGGACCAGTTCCTTTGGCGCAAGAGAGACTTGTACCAGACCCTCTATGTTGATGCAGATGAGGAGGAAATTATCCAGTATGTGGTAGGCACCCTGCAGCCCAAACTGAAGCGCTTCTTGAGTTACCCCTTGCCCAAGACCTTAGAGCAGCTGATCCAAAGAGGGAAGGAAGTGCAAGGCAACATGGACCACTCTGAGGAGCCCAGTCCACAGAGGACCCCTGAGGTTCAATCAGGAGATTCTGTGGAGACCGTGCCTCCCTCAACTACTGCTAGTCCTGTGCCAAGCAATGGGACTCAACCTGAGCAGCCCCCTAGCCCACCAGCTACTGTCATATGA